Below is a window of Gossypium hirsutum isolate 1008001.06 chromosome A12, Gossypium_hirsutum_v2.1, whole genome shotgun sequence DNA.
atgtccaagcctttgatgccaaagcttggagtcttcaacagaggctgtgtatgctgagtttgagtcatttgcccagtgaacctcaaagcatttatcagtcattgtgactgtcataaggcttgatccacttggatcagtaaTATGGCATTGTTTatccttgaacacaacagaataacctttctcgagcagttgagctatgctgagaaggtttctgtcaatctGAGGTACCAacaacacatttggaatgatcttattgcctgtgggagtacatatcagcacttctcctcttccttcagcccttataaactgaccatttccaaccttgaccttggttttataacttctgtccaaggttttaaacaaggaggcatctggtgacatgtggttagtgcaaccactgtccagcAACCAGCCTTTGGAGCATTTCTTCTCAGAAGCTACACAAGAAACAGCAAAGACCTGTTCTTCTTGAtcactactgtcctcagctactcgagcttcaacctttgactgctgaagttgattctgccttggcttacttctgtttttgcagaccctttcaacatggcccttcttcttgcagtgttggcatactgcatctggcctaaaccagcatctgtcttctggatggccaggcttcttgcaatatctgcagggctggtcattgcaccttgcagcatcaggcttaggcctgttcTTCCAAGGCTTTTTGCCTCGTTGAGCATTAGTGCTCGAGGTTTCTCTGGCCTTGACTTGAAATGCACCTTCTTGGTGATCTTCAGCTCTGCtagctctcctttgttcctgagcatagaaggtgttgattaactcagtcaaagagatgctagcaaggtctcttgagtcctctagggaggatattttggcctcatatctctcaggcaaagtggagaggactttctccacaattcttgcctcatcaaagtgctcacctaggagccttatgctgttaaccactgccataattctatctgagtactgcttcactgtttcttcttccttcatcttcaaattctcgaaatcccttctcaagtttaacagctgctgttgccttgttctctcagtgccttgaaactcctccttaagcttatccaggcctgttttggagtctcacaggccatgattctggtgaagatgacatctgacacacagttctggatgcaggacatggctttgtgccttttggtcctctcatcagcatgttgcctaatctgagctactgtgggattagcCCTCAGTGTTGCTGGCTCAGTatctgtgttgacaacttcccacagatcgaaggcctgtaggtaagtcttcatcttgaccagccatatgtgaaagccttctccattgaagactggtggggctgctggtgaaaaACCTGAAGAAGCCATCAAGTTCCTTGTTTTGaagcaacaggtccactaagacaagagctctcgataccaattgttggtgcaagaggcagcagcaaGCTGTTTCTAGTCTTGCTTGAGTAGTAAGCCTCGAGGCTTGGTGAAGAAGCAAACTCGAAAGCAGAAAAAACAGAAAGATGAAGCTAGCAAGTgaaaacagaaaagagagaaagagattgaatgaaaatgagctgatatttttcattaacacatgaacaaggcattaagccattacatatatcagtcaataagtaaaacaaacaagtaatcacctactaacatacctaacaccactaaaatgcctagtaacttggtaaacttgattgaaaaacaaaaaacttCTACCTAAGCTTGTcattcagcacctaattacatcaaaatgcagctaccaactaagtttgatcctaactaaatacaaaacattcaattaaggaaACCAAATGAATAGCTTCAGCTTGCTGCATCAATTTGCTGTTGAAGCACGTtccttgcatggccacctttgctgcTACATGGGAGCTGACTTCATCACTTCTCCCTGCTTCTTCTTCCAAGAACAACAATGATGAACATGAGAGCAACAAAACAAATCAACGTCAAGATTTGGATCTCAATCTTTCCCTTTGATGTCTGCTCTTTGTAATTGTTCATCTTCATGGTCAGTTTTATCTTGTTAGTTGCTTTTCTTTCTGGGGTTTTAACTATATCTGttatttccttttccttttctgaTTTGACTTGGGGTTATGCTCAATTTCGTATTCAAACCAAACAATATCATTTAGTTGAGAAAATAATTCGCATGTGCTCTCTAGTAAAAAAAATCACAGGTATTTAATCGGgacaagaaaaaaattcaagtatcaaattaaacattgaagtcaaatttaaatatttgtatggagacaaaaagaaaattaactatcaatttgaaaaaacttatataccaaatttaacatttaatctaaatataagTACCAAATGGTAAATTTAATCCCATGATTTGTTTGATAATAGTATTTGATGTAGCCATGCATCAGTACATATACTTATAATTTCGcggtttttaaatttatattatggcCACAATTACGATAAATATGATTACATTATTCACTAGTTCATTGGTGACAAAAAGGGGTCTGTTGTAGACCACATATTGCATTCGCCATATTTCTCCCCTGTGATTGAGAATGTAGGACCTCAAATCTGTAATAATAATTATGGTCATTGCTTTTTTCCTTTTGTAATTTTGGTTTTCATGCTTTCATGATAGTATTTGAGAGTTGACCCCTCTGTtgctttttttttcatgtttgcTTACAATTCAAGGAAACCAAGATTCTTCGAGAGTATAAGTATCATAGAGACATTTATACTAagagtcggattgcattttgtcctttttactaaaaaaaaagggCAACTTAATCtctatacattaaatcaaaaaacAAATCGGCTCTTGTGCTAAAGATGCTATTCATTTccactgttaaaaattggtccctATACATTAGAATAAGGTACACATAGCACGTCACGTGAAATTGTATGGTTATTTTGTCAGCAGCTCCAATTTGTAATAGTAGAAaagactaatttacccatttaatGAGTAAATGAGGTAAAATGTAATCTGGTTCCTCATATAGGGCCTTCCATGCTACTTTTGTCATAATTGTATGGTATTTATGAGCTGCAACATGTTTTAATAGTGAAAATACATGGTTCTTAAATTAATGCAATTTATGTGTATTTTGTAACTAATATCACACACTTTAGGGGGAAAAAGAAATACTGTTATATATATTTCTTGCAAGAAAAGTAAATGAAATCTGTTGTTACAAAGGAAATTGGAAGAGAACATTTTACAAAGCACCTAAGCGAACCCATTTAACACACAAGATAAGGACTAGAGAAAATGACCAAACCACTTTTAATATTCGACAACATTCCATATTAACTCGGTGACGGATTAAGAGGGCTCCTCCCTATTCCGGTCATTGGACTGTGCGGTTCATTTCCTCTTGCCCGAGGGCTTCTTTCTCCTCTTAGTTCGCCGAGATGTGGACTGGACGAGAGGCGTGGGCTTAGATGGCTTCTAGGGTCGTTTGCTGGTGTAGAAGTGGAGCTTGTGATTTTAGGACTGGAGGTATGCCTGAATTCACCTCGGCTTCGAGTAATAACTTCGTCGAATATCTCACCTTCCCCTTCATATGATGCTCCGTGTCCCAACTCTGTTTCCTGTATGTTCAAAACATAAAAGATGTAACTGAAATTAGATATGATTAAATTGGAACCTGAATGTTTTGATCGTTGGAGAAGTGATCATACCGTGGCAAGATTAAATGGCAAAGCAGGTGCCTCTTCATACTCGGCGGCGTCCAAATCGTAAAGATGTGCCCCTTTGAAAAACTTGGGCAACAAGTATTGTCTAACTGGGACTAAAAGCATGATCATCAAAGGAAACATAACGCCGGCTATCGGTACCCAAGTTAACCcgaaacatataagtaaataaatagttTGAAAAACGGTGAATATCGCAATTGTCTTGAATGGAACAGTCTCCACAAATGTTGCATGTTTCTGCTTAAGAACTCTGCAAGAAACCGAAACCTTTCTTGGTTATAAAGAAAACTTTCGATTTCAACTCGAATAAAAGCAAATAACAGAGATGAGTTAATGAATTATCTTACTTGTATCTTCTACTCGGTGCCGTGAAGAGCAATAAGATCCTTTCCCAAAATTGATTCCCCGGTAAGCTTTCGATAGCCATGAAGGCAAAGTAACCCCATAGGACCGAAGTTGGGATCTTTTTAAGTATAGGCATTGCTGCAACACAACCGCCTACCATGGTAGCTTGTAACAAGTTACTTAGACGCTGTTCTTTTACTTCGACAGGCAATAAATCATCAATCTCTTTCTCGATATCGAATAAAGTCTCGTCGAATGGGGCATCGATGTTGCCTGAACACGTTGCAGCTTGAACTGTTGATTCTTTTAGTTCATTTAGTCCCTGCTTAagacaaaatttatttcattaattaatcataaaataacGTGCATGATTATGGCAGCAAGCATGCTAGTGAACATTTTAAAAGTATTAATGGATTTTTATATTCACTGCTGTCTCCCTGAATTTTTTAAAGTATGATATCTTTTTATAGgattatggaaattaaataatatcttACTCTAGTTGAAGGTTCTTGGTAAAATAAAGGGGTCTGCATTTGTTGATAGGCTTCTTGCATGTTTCCATACAATTGTCCTAAACTAGCATTCTTGCTTATGCTTTTTCGTGCTGTTGTGACCAGCCGGTTACGAAGCAGCTGCGGGATAACCATAAATCACTATCAGCAAAACATTGTGATAATCATAAGAGTGAAACGcagaatttaatgaatttaattacCTGGTGCTTGAGAGTAGCCAAGCTCTTGGTATGCATTGGAGATTGTGGAATGACCCCATTTGCCGGAGGGACGCCAATGAGACCGCATAACAATGTCTGCCACCGAACAAACACCCGAAATTCGTGTTAAGGATTTGATCGGAAAGGCGAAATTTGGAGACATAGATGGAACTTAATACATGCCAAGAATCCTAAAAGGAGTAAATCATAATGATAAGAAGATGGTTTTCTCAAATTAAACTCCTTCTGTTGAGCTAGTTGAGATGCTACACTATGGTCAAAGTAATAAAGCACTGCAATCATTGTGGCTGGAATGAAGGCTCCGATAATGTAGACCACCGGAACATCCAGCATGTCCTGTCAGGTTTTTTTTACATGTTTTTGTTAGTCCTGTAAGGA
It encodes the following:
- the LOC107951310 gene encoding boron transporter 1, whose translation is MEETFVPLRGIKNDLRGRLLCYKQDWTSGFKAGFRILAPTTYIFFASAIPVISFGEQLERNTDGVLKAVQTLASTAICGIIHSIIGGQPLLILGVAEPTVIMYTFMFDFVKDRSDLGRDRFLAWTGWVCVWTAGLLFLLAILGACSIINRFTRVAGELFGLLIAMLFMQQAIKGLVEEFRIPHNENPNLTQFIPSWRFANGMFALVLSFGLLFTALQSRKARSWRYGTGWLRSFIADYGVPLMVLIWTGVSYIPTGDVPKGIPRRLFSPNPWSPGAYENWTVIKDMLDVPVVYIIGAFIPATMIAVLYYFDHSVASQLAQQKEFNLRKPSSYHYDLLLLGFLTLLCGLIGVPPANGVIPQSPMHTKSLATLKHQLLRNRLVTTARKSISKNASLGQLYGNMQEAYQQMQTPLFYQEPSTRGLNELKESTVQAATCSGNIDAPFDETLFDIEKEIDDLLPVEVKEQRLSNLLQATMVGGCVAAMPILKKIPTSVLWGYFAFMAIESLPGNQFWERILLLFTAPSRRYKVLKQKHATFVETVPFKTIAIFTVFQTIYLLICFGLTWVPIAGVMFPLMIMLLVPVRQYLLPKFFKGAHLYDLDAAEYEEAPALPFNLATETELGHGASYEGEGEIFDEVITRSRGEFRHTSSPKITSSTSTPANDPRSHLSPRLSSSPHLGELRGERSPRARGNEPHSPMTGIGRSPLNPSPS